One Lampris incognitus isolate fLamInc1 chromosome 14, fLamInc1.hap2, whole genome shotgun sequence DNA window includes the following coding sequences:
- the LOC130124501 gene encoding uncharacterized protein LOC130124501 produces the protein MALLRGETVTLDCHYNTSDTGPYLFWYRQAADDKPTFILSRSRFGSGNTADGFKERLDSSLDSSSRSVPLKIQSLQLSDSAVYYCALAAMCFECRAQKDNVLQPKGGVTVSEGETVTLDCHYNTSGSNTNLYWYRQAADDKPTFILSRFTFGSGNTADGFKERFDSSLDSSSRSVPLKIQSLQLSDSAVYYCALRPTVTGNCKTYYKNLWSVYQESRDKTMLNHIH, from the exons ATGGCTCTGCTGAGA ggagagacagtaacactggactgtcactataacaccagtgacACAGGTCCATATCTtttctggtacagacaggctgcagacgacaagcccacattcattctgagccgctcTAGGTTTGGATCAGGGAacacagcggacgggttcaaggagagattggattccagcctggattccagctcaagatcagttcctctgaagatccagagtctgcagctgtctgactctgctgtgtactactgtgct ttggctgctatgtgctttg aatgcagagctcaaaaagacaacgtgctccaacccaaaggaggtgtgactgttagtgagggagagacagtaacactggactgtcactataacaccagtggcTCAAATACAAatctttactggtacagacaggctgcagacgacaagcccacattcattctgagccgctttacttttggatcagggaacacagcggacgggttcaaggagagatttgattccagcctggattccagctcaagatcagttcctctgaagatccagagtctgcagctgtctgactctgctgtgtactactgtgctctgaggcccacagtgacaggaaactgcaagacgtaCTACAAAAACCTTTGGAGTGtatatcaagaatccagagacaaaACAATGTTAAAccacatccactag